A region from the Marinobacter sp. SS13-12 genome encodes:
- the dsbD gene encoding protein-disulfide reductase DsbD: protein MTGSTTTSCSSAPSRALSSVCLFLALSFLSTLAAGAGNSLFGNNNGFLPVDEALPFSFTADNGAVLLSWDIAPDHYLYQERISISSDTEGVALGEPEFSYTGTDTEDEFFGKVTVFYEPVAARVPVTLPDGVREAELQVTYQGCANAGLCYPPQTRDVLYYASASDNPDATPASSSGGSASSGNAQQPPEDTSTATGLAGFLANQSTLVIAGLFLLLGLGLTFTPCVLPMVPIISSLVSSRNTSTTGHALLLSSSYVLGMALTYAAAGVVTGLLGASFNLQAQLQSPWVLSVFAALFVVFALSMFNLFEIQLPRFIREPLDNASHRLTGTRVASIFGIGALSALIVSPCVSAPLAGSLLYISTTQDAMIGGVALFALGLGMGLPLILVAVGGRKFLPTTGPWMNVVKAFYGVMLLAVAIWLVERMVPGWVALTLWGLLVAITGVQLGAFDAAKAGWERTRKGMGLVMFAYGIALLAGAVSGANDPLKPLAAFTASNQPMAGISPAGAAASHAEFIRLESPADIRNELQLASRNGTPVMLDFYADWCISCKVMERNVFSDAAVIQALAPYKLLQLDMTDNTPEQQALLDELGLFGPPAILFYHDTGAEMESARVLGEMDRDQFLGHLDALGISGES from the coding sequence ATGACCGGCAGCACCACAACCTCATGCAGTAGTGCCCCTTCCAGGGCTTTGAGCAGCGTATGCCTGTTTCTGGCATTGTCTTTTCTCTCAACACTGGCTGCCGGTGCCGGCAACTCCCTGTTCGGCAACAACAACGGCTTTCTCCCCGTAGATGAGGCACTGCCATTCAGCTTTACCGCGGACAACGGCGCTGTCCTGCTGTCCTGGGACATCGCACCTGATCACTACCTGTACCAGGAACGTATCAGCATCAGCAGCGATACCGAGGGTGTCGCACTGGGTGAACCGGAATTTTCCTATACCGGTACCGACACCGAGGATGAGTTCTTCGGCAAGGTCACCGTCTTCTATGAGCCCGTCGCGGCCCGGGTTCCGGTAACCCTTCCCGACGGCGTGCGCGAGGCGGAACTGCAGGTGACCTATCAGGGCTGCGCCAACGCCGGGCTCTGTTATCCCCCCCAGACCCGGGACGTGCTCTACTACGCCAGCGCCAGTGACAACCCGGATGCCACACCAGCCAGCAGTTCAGGGGGCTCCGCTTCCTCCGGCAATGCTCAGCAGCCGCCTGAAGACACGTCCACTGCAACAGGTCTGGCGGGCTTTCTCGCCAACCAGTCCACTCTGGTGATTGCCGGCCTGTTTCTGCTCCTGGGATTAGGACTGACGTTCACGCCCTGTGTACTACCCATGGTGCCGATCATTTCGTCGCTGGTGTCATCCCGCAACACCAGCACAACCGGCCACGCGCTGCTGCTTTCCTCCAGCTATGTACTTGGCATGGCCCTCACCTATGCTGCGGCAGGGGTCGTGACCGGGTTACTCGGCGCCAGTTTCAACCTGCAGGCCCAGCTGCAGTCCCCCTGGGTGTTAAGCGTTTTTGCAGCGCTGTTCGTGGTATTTGCGCTGTCCATGTTCAACCTCTTTGAAATCCAGCTGCCCCGGTTTATCCGCGAACCACTGGACAACGCCAGCCACCGCCTCACAGGAACGCGCGTAGCCAGTATTTTCGGGATCGGCGCCCTGTCGGCGCTGATTGTTTCGCCCTGTGTTTCCGCACCATTAGCCGGAAGCCTGCTGTACATCAGCACCACCCAGGACGCAATGATCGGTGGTGTTGCCCTGTTCGCCCTGGGCCTGGGGATGGGCCTCCCGCTGATCCTCGTGGCCGTTGGGGGTCGTAAATTTCTCCCCACCACCGGTCCCTGGATGAACGTTGTCAAAGCATTCTACGGCGTCATGTTGCTGGCGGTCGCCATTTGGCTGGTCGAACGAATGGTACCCGGATGGGTGGCACTGACCTTGTGGGGATTGCTGGTGGCCATTACGGGCGTGCAGTTGGGGGCTTTTGACGCCGCCAAAGCTGGCTGGGAACGTACCCGCAAGGGGATGGGGCTGGTTATGTTTGCCTATGGCATAGCACTGCTTGCCGGTGCGGTGTCCGGAGCCAATGATCCACTCAAACCCCTGGCAGCATTCACTGCATCAAACCAGCCCATGGCCGGAATCTCCCCGGCGGGCGCTGCGGCCAGCCATGCGGAGTTTATCCGGCTGGAATCACCGGCGGACATTCGTAACGAGCTCCAACTGGCCAGCCGGAATGGCACCCCTGTGATGCTCGATTTTTACGCCGACTGGTGCATCTCCTGCAAGGTTATGGAACGCAATGTTTTCAGTGACGCTGCCGTTATCCAGGCGCTGGCCCCCTACAAGCTCCTGCAACTGGACATGACTGATAACACGCCGGAGCAACAGGCCCTTTTGGACGAGCTGGGCCTGTTCGGACCGCCGGCTATCCTGTTCTATCACGACACCGGTGCGGAAATGGAATCAGCGCGGGTACTGGGCGAGATGGACCGTGACCAGTTTCTTGGCCATCTCGATGCACTCGGGATTTCCGGCGAATCCTGA
- a CDS encoding elongation factor P hydroxylase, with product MLFNDLFRDEYRTVLVRGGDEPEYLPATEPDGFAQIIFAHGYYASALHEISHWCIAGEYRRRLRDFGYWYCPDGRSAKQQRAFEKAEIKPQALERLFSVAAGARFHISVDNLSGTGAWDEDAFRRNVTAQANDYLEHGLPARAGQFFQTLRLFYGTEAGFNEVWNKETRRLMPECSVTDTEVN from the coding sequence ATGCTGTTTAATGACCTGTTCCGGGATGAGTACCGGACTGTTCTGGTCAGGGGCGGCGATGAACCCGAGTATCTGCCGGCGACGGAGCCTGATGGCTTCGCACAGATTATCTTTGCTCACGGCTATTATGCCAGTGCACTGCATGAAATCAGTCACTGGTGTATTGCTGGCGAGTACCGGCGCAGACTCCGGGATTTCGGTTATTGGTATTGCCCTGATGGCCGCAGTGCGAAACAGCAGCGGGCTTTTGAAAAGGCGGAAATAAAACCCCAGGCCCTGGAACGGCTGTTTTCTGTTGCAGCAGGCGCGCGTTTTCACATCAGCGTCGACAATCTATCCGGTACCGGAGCATGGGATGAAGACGCCTTTCGCAGGAATGTGACGGCGCAGGCCAATGACTACCTGGAGCATGGCTTGCCGGCTCGCGCCGGCCAGTTTTTTCAGACGCTCAGACTATTTTATGGAACCGAGGCTGGATTTAACGAAGTCTGGAACAAAGAGACCAGGCGACTGATGCCCGAATGTTCCGTTACAGACACCGAGGTAAATTGA
- a CDS encoding DEAD/DEAH box helicase, which produces MTSDAPEAGKTLFKDLNLDQRVLDAITDIGFEHCTPIQAETLPFTLACQDLIGQAQTGTGKTAAFLITAIQSMLETPIPETDRFASEPRVLALAPTRELAMQIAKDAEQLCGYTGHNVVTVVGGMNYDKQRDQLQNEIVDILVATPGRLIDFLGSQDVFLDQLDILILDEADRMLDMGFIPDVKRIIRKCTPKEERQTLLFSATFNQDVLNLASMWTRNAEFVEIEPEQKTAERVKQTVYLVGEDEKLPVLVNYLQRPEVEKALVFANRRDQCRDLDEDLRNQGVKVALMSGEIAQNKRLKTLEQFKEGSIQVLVATDVAGRGIHVDGVTHVFNYNLPDNAEDYVHRIGRTGRAGKHGVSVSFASEDDAFSLPAIESYISQKLTTAVPDEELMTALVKPPITRKRGGRRPQGSRSQGGRGGNQRQRRN; this is translated from the coding sequence ATGACATCTGACGCACCCGAAGCCGGCAAAACACTTTTCAAAGATCTGAACCTGGACCAGAGAGTACTCGATGCCATTACCGATATCGGCTTTGAGCATTGTACGCCGATCCAGGCAGAAACCCTCCCGTTCACATTGGCCTGCCAGGACCTGATCGGCCAGGCGCAGACTGGCACTGGCAAAACCGCAGCCTTTCTGATTACTGCTATTCAGAGCATGCTGGAAACACCGATTCCGGAAACGGACCGATTTGCGTCGGAACCCAGAGTGCTGGCCCTGGCGCCCACGCGGGAACTGGCGATGCAGATTGCCAAGGATGCCGAGCAGCTGTGCGGTTACACCGGGCACAACGTGGTCACCGTGGTAGGCGGAATGAACTACGACAAGCAGCGTGACCAGTTGCAGAACGAGATTGTCGATATCCTGGTGGCCACGCCGGGGCGTCTGATCGATTTCCTGGGCTCACAGGACGTGTTTCTGGACCAGCTGGACATCCTCATCCTGGATGAAGCAGACCGGATGCTGGATATGGGGTTCATTCCGGATGTGAAGCGCATTATCCGCAAATGTACCCCGAAAGAAGAGCGCCAGACGTTGCTGTTCAGTGCCACCTTTAATCAGGATGTGCTTAACCTGGCCTCCATGTGGACCCGCAACGCTGAGTTCGTGGAAATCGAGCCGGAACAGAAAACCGCCGAACGGGTGAAGCAGACCGTCTATCTGGTGGGTGAAGACGAGAAACTGCCGGTACTGGTGAACTACCTCCAGCGCCCGGAGGTTGAGAAGGCCCTGGTGTTTGCCAATCGCCGTGACCAATGCCGTGATCTGGATGAGGACTTGAGGAACCAGGGCGTCAAGGTGGCGCTCATGTCCGGTGAAATTGCCCAGAACAAACGTCTCAAGACCCTGGAACAGTTCAAGGAAGGCAGTATTCAGGTGCTGGTGGCCACTGATGTGGCAGGGCGTGGTATTCACGTTGACGGTGTGACCCACGTTTTCAACTATAATCTTCCCGATAATGCCGAGGATTACGTCCACCGTATCGGGCGTACCGGTCGTGCTGGAAAGCACGGCGTTTCTGTCAGCTTCGCCAGTGAGGATGACGCCTTTTCATTACCGGCTATCGAGTCCTATATCAGCCAGAAGCTGACCACAGCTGTTCCTGATGAAGAGCTGATGACCGCGCTCGTCAAACCGCCGATCACCCGCAAACGCGGTGGCCGTCGCCCCCAGGGCAGCCGCAGCCAGGGCGGTCGCGGCGGCAACCAGCGCCAACGCAGGAACTAA
- the pdxB gene encoding 4-phosphoerythronate dehydrogenase PdxB — MRIVADENIPLLDSFFGDIGEIHRVSGRTMSVTDVQNADILLVRSVTRVNQALLEGSRVRFVGTCTIGTDHVDQQWLASSGIAFSAAPGCNANSVVEYVLSVISLHAERRGVADWSKLSVGIIGAGNVGGELAHKLERLDFDVVCCDPPRAEREGDDGQAFVSLEEAMACDVVTLHTPLIREGDHATLHLFGQDRLSALKEHQLLINTSRGEVIDTSALLARLDEPNAPTVVLDVWEQEPRIHAELLEKVWIATPHIAGYSLEGKVQGSEMVYQALSRYMGLPARKKAGQFLPEPALAKLSFTSAAQEMNSANIAIRSCYDPRQDDARMRLAMSLPAEERGPAFDRLRRDYPVRREFSSVKIQLKGTSKSMQDTFRALGFKLKL; from the coding sequence ATGCGGATAGTAGCGGACGAAAACATACCTTTGCTGGATTCCTTCTTCGGCGACATCGGCGAGATACACCGCGTGTCCGGCCGCACCATGTCGGTAACGGACGTGCAGAACGCGGATATCCTGCTGGTACGTTCGGTTACCCGGGTCAATCAGGCGTTACTGGAAGGCAGTCGTGTTCGCTTCGTCGGTACCTGTACCATTGGTACTGACCACGTGGATCAGCAATGGCTGGCATCCAGTGGCATTGCGTTTTCAGCAGCACCCGGTTGCAACGCCAACAGTGTGGTTGAGTATGTGCTGTCGGTAATCTCGCTGCACGCCGAAAGGCGCGGTGTGGCTGACTGGTCAAAGCTCAGTGTCGGTATTATTGGTGCCGGTAACGTAGGTGGAGAGCTGGCCCACAAGCTGGAGCGTCTGGATTTCGATGTTGTGTGTTGCGACCCGCCACGCGCCGAACGGGAAGGCGACGACGGTCAGGCTTTTGTCAGCCTGGAAGAGGCGATGGCCTGCGACGTAGTCACGCTGCATACACCACTGATCCGGGAGGGAGACCACGCCACCCTGCACCTGTTCGGACAGGATCGATTGTCCGCCTTGAAAGAACACCAGCTGCTGATTAATACCAGCCGTGGAGAGGTCATCGATACCTCTGCCTTGCTGGCGCGCCTGGATGAGCCCAATGCCCCCACGGTCGTGCTGGATGTATGGGAGCAGGAGCCGCGCATACACGCCGAGCTGTTGGAGAAGGTCTGGATTGCCACGCCCCATATTGCGGGTTATAGCCTGGAGGGCAAGGTGCAGGGCAGTGAAATGGTGTACCAGGCCCTGAGTCGTTACATGGGCCTGCCTGCCCGCAAGAAGGCGGGGCAATTTTTGCCGGAACCGGCATTGGCCAAGCTGTCGTTCACCAGTGCGGCGCAGGAAATGAATTCGGCGAATATCGCCATAAGATCCTGCTACGACCCCCGTCAGGACGACGCCCGGATGCGCCTGGCCATGTCGCTTCCCGCCGAAGAGCGGGGGCCTGCATTTGACCGGCTGCGCCGGGATTATCCGGTGCGGCGGGAGTTTTCCAGTGTCAAGATTCAGCTCAAGGGCACCAGCAAGTCCATGCAGGATACTTTCCGCGCCCTTGGCTTCAAGCTGAAGCTATAG
- the htpX gene encoding protease HtpX, translating to MRILLFLATNLAVILVASFTLRLLGVDSYLAQNGIQYGSLLAFAAVFGFAGAIVSLLISKPMAKWSTKAKVIESPRTPAERWLVDTVRELAKNAGIGMPEVAIFPASQSNAFATGWNKNNSLVAVSEGLLHRFNKDEIRAVLGHEIGHVANGDMVTLALIQGVVNTFVIFASRVIGSFVDRVVFKNESGHGIGFFVVSIAAEIVLGILASTIVFWFSRRREYRADIAGAQLAGRGAMINALARLKQESEVPDQMPESLQAFGINRGARAGLSALFMTHPPLERRIEALQTAQL from the coding sequence ATGCGTATTCTGCTTTTTCTTGCTACCAACCTGGCGGTCATTCTGGTTGCCAGCTTCACCCTCAGACTGCTGGGCGTCGACAGCTACCTCGCCCAGAACGGAATCCAGTACGGCTCGTTGCTGGCCTTCGCGGCCGTTTTTGGCTTTGCCGGCGCGATAGTCTCGCTGCTGATTTCCAAGCCCATGGCCAAGTGGAGCACCAAGGCCAAAGTGATCGAATCACCCAGAACCCCGGCTGAACGCTGGCTGGTGGATACAGTACGGGAACTGGCCAAAAATGCCGGCATCGGCATGCCGGAAGTGGCCATCTTCCCCGCATCCCAGTCCAACGCCTTTGCGACGGGGTGGAACAAGAACAACTCTCTGGTGGCGGTCAGTGAGGGCCTGCTACACCGCTTCAACAAGGATGAGATCCGGGCGGTGCTGGGCCATGAAATCGGCCACGTTGCCAACGGGGACATGGTCACGCTCGCCCTGATTCAGGGCGTGGTCAACACCTTCGTGATTTTCGCATCCCGCGTGATCGGGTCTTTTGTGGACCGTGTGGTTTTCAAGAACGAGAGCGGCCACGGTATCGGCTTTTTCGTGGTAAGCATTGCGGCGGAGATCGTGCTGGGCATCCTTGCCAGTACTATCGTGTTCTGGTTCTCCCGCCGCCGGGAATACCGGGCCGACATTGCGGGCGCCCAACTGGCAGGCCGTGGCGCCATGATCAATGCCCTGGCCCGGCTCAAACAGGAGAGTGAAGTGCCGGACCAGATGCCCGAAAGCCTGCAGGCGTTTGGCATCAACCGGGGTGCACGGGCGGGACTCAGCGCCCTGTTCATGACCCACCCGCCCCTTGAGAGACGGATCGAGGCTCTGCAAACAGCGCAGCTATAG
- a CDS encoding pyridoxal phosphate-dependent aminotransferase, with amino-acid sequence MQNYLKSAKLDNVCYEIRGVVLREARRLEEEGHRVLKLNIGNPAAFELDVPEEIQQDVIYNMHLAQGYVESKGLFSARKAVMHYCQQRGIDKVDIDDIFLGNGVSEMIVMSMQAMLNTGDEVLIPAPDYPLWTAAVTLSSGKPVHYRCDEQQDWFPDIDDIRKKITRRTRAIVLINPNNPTGAVYSRELLEQVVELARQHNLIVLSDEIYDKILYDGTEHIPTASLADDVLFFTYNGLSKNYRAAGYRSGWMIISGAKHRARDLIEGIEMLSNMRLCANVPAQLAIQTALGGYQSIDDLVAPGGRLFEQRETAWNLLNDIPGVSCVKPKGALYLFPRLDPKRFPIVNDEKLVLDLLLQERILLVQGSAFNIDDKQHLRVVFLPREDTLEDAMKRLAHFLSSYQL; translated from the coding sequence ATGCAGAACTATCTCAAATCCGCCAAGCTGGATAACGTGTGTTACGAGATACGTGGCGTGGTTCTGCGCGAGGCCCGTCGTCTTGAAGAAGAGGGCCATCGGGTTCTCAAACTGAATATCGGCAACCCTGCGGCCTTTGAGCTGGATGTTCCCGAGGAAATTCAGCAGGACGTGATCTACAACATGCACCTGGCCCAGGGTTATGTGGAATCCAAGGGCCTGTTCTCTGCCCGCAAGGCGGTAATGCACTACTGCCAGCAACGGGGCATCGACAAGGTGGATATCGACGATATCTTCCTCGGCAATGGCGTCAGCGAGATGATCGTGATGTCCATGCAGGCCATGCTCAACACCGGCGACGAAGTACTGATCCCGGCCCCGGACTACCCCCTGTGGACCGCCGCCGTGACCCTGTCCAGTGGCAAGCCGGTGCACTACCGTTGCGACGAGCAACAGGACTGGTTCCCGGACATCGACGATATCCGCAAGAAAATCACCCGTCGAACCCGTGCCATCGTGCTGATCAACCCCAACAACCCGACCGGTGCCGTTTATTCCCGCGAATTGCTGGAACAAGTGGTGGAACTGGCCCGACAGCACAACCTGATCGTGCTGTCGGACGAAATCTACGACAAGATCCTCTACGATGGTACCGAGCATATTCCTACCGCGTCACTGGCGGACGACGTGCTGTTTTTTACCTATAACGGGCTGTCCAAGAATTACCGCGCTGCCGGCTATCGCTCCGGCTGGATGATTATCAGTGGCGCCAAGCATCGCGCACGGGACCTGATCGAGGGCATCGAAATGCTCTCCAACATGCGCCTGTGTGCCAATGTACCGGCCCAGCTTGCCATCCAGACTGCCCTGGGCGGCTACCAGTCCATTGACGATCTGGTGGCACCGGGCGGCCGCCTGTTCGAGCAGCGGGAGACGGCATGGAACCTGCTCAATGATATCCCCGGGGTCAGTTGCGTGAAGCCCAAAGGCGCACTCTATCTGTTCCCCAGGCTGGATCCGAAGCGCTTCCCCATCGTCAATGACGAAAAGCTGGTGCTGGACCTGCTGCTGCAGGAGCGCATCCTGCTGGTCCAGGGCTCGGCCTTCAATATCGACGACAAACAGCACTTACGCGTGGTGTTCCTGCCCCGGGAGGACACGCTGGAGGACGCCATGAAGCGTCTGGCACACTTCCTGTCTTCCTATCAGCTGTAA
- a CDS encoding glutathione peroxidase, with protein MSSQSVYDFTATDIRGEEHSLDEFRGKVLLIVNTASKCGFTPQFEGLQSLYADLKEKGLEVLGFPCNQFRNQDPADDKAISEFCSVNYGVDFPMFAKIEVNGPNAHPLFEYLKHNAKGLLGSEAVKWNFTKFLVNREGEVVGRYPPTTKPSAIRNDIEKLL; from the coding sequence ATGAGCAGCCAAAGCGTCTACGACTTCACCGCGACAGACATTCGTGGAGAAGAACATTCCCTTGACGAGTTCCGCGGCAAGGTACTGCTGATCGTGAATACGGCCAGCAAGTGCGGTTTCACCCCTCAGTTCGAAGGGCTGCAATCCCTGTATGCGGACCTGAAGGAAAAGGGGCTTGAGGTGCTGGGTTTTCCCTGCAACCAGTTCCGGAATCAGGACCCGGCAGACGACAAGGCCATCAGCGAGTTCTGCTCTGTGAATTATGGCGTGGATTTTCCCATGTTTGCCAAGATTGAGGTCAACGGGCCGAACGCTCACCCCCTGTTCGAGTACCTCAAGCACAACGCCAAGGGTCTGTTGGGATCAGAAGCGGTGAAATGGAACTTTACCAAGTTTCTTGTTAACCGTGAGGGCGAGGTTGTGGGTCGATACCCGCCAACAACGAAGCCGTCCGCCATTCGTAACGACATTGAGAAGTTGCTGTAA
- a CDS encoding MarR family transcriptional regulator has protein sequence MASEDDMLALDNQLCFALYAANRAVTARYRPLLAELNLTYPQYLVMLVLWEAGQEGTTVRVSDLGKRLRLDSGTLTPLLKRLAERDLVTRLRDTSDERVVTVAPTEKGIAMRQRARDIPGRLLCGTGIDQERIVALREELRSVLSLLEAQGEPSDR, from the coding sequence ATGGCATCTGAAGACGATATGCTGGCCCTGGACAACCAGCTCTGTTTTGCGCTTTATGCCGCCAACCGGGCTGTTACTGCCCGCTATCGCCCATTGCTGGCCGAGCTCAATCTGACCTATCCCCAATATCTTGTCATGTTGGTATTGTGGGAGGCCGGCCAGGAAGGAACAACCGTCAGGGTGTCAGATCTGGGAAAGCGGTTACGCCTTGATTCCGGCACCCTGACGCCGTTGCTCAAGCGCCTGGCTGAGCGGGATCTGGTGACCCGTCTGCGGGACACCTCCGATGAGCGGGTGGTTACCGTAGCGCCTACCGAGAAAGGCATTGCCATGCGCCAGCGGGCCAGGGATATTCCAGGCCGGCTGCTGTGTGGTACCGGGATAGACCAGGAGCGCATCGTGGCACTCCGAGAGGAGCTGCGTTCGGTGCTCAGCCTTCTTGAGGCTCAGGGGGAGCCCAGCGATCGATAA
- a CDS encoding ATP-binding protein: MTTPFKKRLSYRLTRDTVLIAMVLGLILNVVQVTLDYFSARDSMEQEIRALIEISHSPASQIAYNIDIRLAEELLDGLLRHPATIDARIIDNNDQTMAAASQSSPDSRYRWISDLLFGDSRVFSQELMVPQLSDLSLGYLTVTIDTYHYGLLFLQRAGYTLVSGLLKSLVLTAALLAIFYFVLTRPMLNVIGALSRVRAESPEKVRLPVPPNHREDEIGQMVGIINLHLETMDASLGQLRTAESAIKNYSTQLEQEVEDRTREISEKNEALQRGNRALVRAKEDAVRRARSRANFLASMSHEIRTPLNGVLGMLGLALEGDLEPAQRNRLEIALNAGQSLLGLLNDILDISKVEAGKLSLENIPFSVRNLIEECATLHSQQARRKNIDVVTDIECDLPETFLGDPTRTRQVLNNLLSNAIKFTDQGSVRIRATRFNGNLRIDVIDTGIGMSKEGLHRIFSPFSQADADTTRLYGGTGLGLTLCRQLVERMHGQILVDSEERRGTHFTVNLPLPVHDQGGSGITPADIPTIVRTSGVDMAIPHEHPHRLPIESQLRAWSIPVRDAARSGGGILMVAADKENSSGQQMAAQWSGAGVILVDRNGTAVADGNQQILSMPLRRDQLFRTLCAAAGLKPAKKGHEKDEEKGAGARRSLNLLLVEDNQVNQVVASSMLRKLGHKVTLAENGKRALEALKSGKFDVVLMDCQMPVMDGYEATRAIRENPAWRDLPVIAVTANVMQGDRDDCLECGMNDYITKPYNPADLKSVIDRWAPPEPQEG, translated from the coding sequence GTGACAACTCCATTCAAAAAACGGCTTTCCTACCGCCTCACCCGGGACACCGTTTTGATAGCAATGGTGTTGGGTCTGATACTCAACGTTGTTCAGGTCACCCTTGATTATTTCAGTGCCCGGGATTCCATGGAGCAGGAAATCCGGGCACTGATCGAAATAAGCCACAGCCCGGCCTCCCAGATTGCCTATAACATCGACATCCGGCTGGCAGAGGAGTTGCTGGATGGCCTGCTCCGTCACCCTGCCACCATTGACGCCCGCATCATCGATAACAACGATCAGACCATGGCCGCTGCCAGCCAGAGCAGTCCGGATTCCCGCTACCGCTGGATCAGTGATCTGCTGTTCGGCGACAGCCGTGTCTTCAGTCAGGAACTGATGGTACCTCAACTGAGCGATCTCTCCCTTGGGTACCTGACGGTCACCATTGACACCTATCATTACGGCCTGCTGTTCCTGCAGAGGGCTGGCTACACCCTGGTCAGCGGATTGCTCAAAAGCCTGGTGCTGACAGCCGCTCTGCTCGCCATTTTCTATTTTGTCCTGACCCGCCCCATGCTCAATGTGATAGGCGCCCTGAGCCGGGTGCGCGCTGAATCTCCGGAAAAAGTCCGGCTGCCGGTGCCCCCCAATCACCGTGAAGACGAAATCGGTCAGATGGTGGGGATCATCAATCTGCACCTGGAAACCATGGACGCCAGTCTCGGGCAGTTGCGAACTGCAGAAAGCGCCATAAAGAATTACTCCACGCAGCTGGAACAGGAGGTGGAGGACCGCACCCGGGAGATCTCTGAAAAGAACGAAGCCCTCCAGCGAGGTAATCGCGCGCTGGTACGAGCCAAGGAAGATGCGGTCCGCCGGGCCCGCTCCCGGGCCAACTTCCTGGCCAGCATGAGCCACGAAATCCGGACACCGCTCAATGGGGTTCTGGGGATGCTTGGCCTGGCGCTGGAAGGTGACCTGGAACCAGCTCAGCGGAACCGCCTGGAGATAGCACTCAACGCCGGGCAAAGCCTGCTTGGACTGCTGAACGATATCCTCGACATTTCCAAGGTCGAGGCCGGCAAGCTCAGCCTTGAGAACATTCCTTTCAGTGTCCGCAATCTCATTGAGGAATGCGCAACGCTGCACTCTCAACAGGCCCGCCGCAAGAACATCGATGTGGTGACCGATATTGAGTGCGATCTGCCCGAAACTTTCCTCGGTGACCCGACCCGCACCCGGCAGGTTCTCAATAACCTGTTAAGCAACGCCATCAAGTTTACCGATCAGGGCAGCGTTCGAATTCGTGCAACCCGCTTCAACGGTAATCTCCGGATTGATGTGATTGATACCGGTATCGGCATGTCCAAGGAAGGGTTGCACCGGATCTTTTCACCCTTTTCCCAGGCTGACGCCGATACCACCAGGCTGTATGGCGGGACCGGGCTGGGCCTGACCCTGTGCCGGCAGTTGGTGGAACGCATGCACGGCCAGATTCTGGTGGATTCCGAAGAGCGCCGGGGTACACACTTTACGGTGAACCTGCCCCTGCCGGTTCACGACCAGGGTGGATCCGGGATAACGCCGGCGGACATACCGACCATTGTCAGAACCTCAGGTGTGGATATGGCCATCCCCCATGAACATCCGCACCGACTGCCCATTGAAAGCCAGCTCAGAGCCTGGAGCATTCCCGTGCGTGATGCAGCCCGCAGCGGCGGCGGTATCCTGATGGTGGCGGCAGACAAAGAAAACAGTTCCGGCCAGCAAATGGCGGCCCAATGGTCAGGTGCCGGCGTTATTCTGGTGGACAGAAACGGCACCGCGGTGGCTGACGGCAATCAACAGATCCTGTCCATGCCCCTGAGGCGGGATCAGCTGTTCCGTACACTTTGCGCCGCAGCCGGACTGAAGCCAGCAAAGAAAGGCCATGAAAAGGATGAAGAGAAAGGAGCAGGCGCCAGAAGATCGCTGAACCTGTTGCTGGTTGAGGACAACCAGGTCAACCAGGTGGTTGCCAGCAGCATGCTGCGAAAACTGGGCCACAAGGTCACTCTGGCGGAAAATGGCAAGCGTGCGCTGGAGGCACTGAAATCAGGGAAGTTCGATGTTGTGCTGATGGACTGCCAGATGCCGGTGATGGATGGCTACGAGGCCACGCGCGCGATACGGGAGAATCCCGCCTGGCGGGACTTGCCGGTCATTGCCGTGACCGCCAATGTCATGCAGGGAGACCGGGACGATTGCCTGGAATGCGGCATGAACGATTACATCACCAAACCCTACAACCCGGCCGACCTTAAATCGGTTATCGATCGCTGGGCTCCCCCTGAGCCTCAAGAAGGCTGA